The Vibrio cyclitrophicus sequence CTACAAATCCTGCGCGTAAGTTCGGTATCGACTGTGTGTTCTCGACAGAACAGTTGAAATACCCGCAAGCTGACGGCAGTGTATGTGCTGCGAAAGCGACAGCCGAAGGGCCAAAACGAATGGATTGTGCAACAGGTTTTGGTGCTGCAACGGTGGTAACAGCGACCTTTGGTTTTGTTGCTGTTTCACGTATCGTAGAAAAGATCATTCAAAAGCACAGTAAGTAACTCGTTACTTTACGCTTACTAAGAATTTACTGGACATAAAAATGACGTCATTTCCAAGTTCTCCATTCGGCACTGAAATTACCAGTGATGATATCGTCGCGAAGATGCAGACATTTAGCGGCTGGGAAGACCGTTATCGCCAGGTGATTCAATGGGGTAAGAAACTGCCAATGATGCCCGATGAACTGAAAAGTGAACAGGTGATTGTCTCCGGCTGTGAAAGCCAAGTGTGGTTAGTTTCTCAAAATATCGACGGTGTTTGGTATTTTTGTGCTGATTCTGATGCTCGTATCGTACGCGGTCTGATTGCATTAGTGATGGCTGCGTATGATGGAAAAACATCAAATCAGGTTCAAGCGTTTGATATTGATGGTTATTTTGAAAAAATTGGTTTAATTACCCACCTTAGCCCATCTCGCGGGAACGGATTAAAAGCGATTGTTGAGCAAATCAAGAACCTCGCTAAATCATAATTGTCTCCACACATTTTTATCGTAGTGCTTTAAAGAGATTCCAGATACTTCGTTCCTCAGTTCTGGAATGACGGTTTCTAACTGTGTTTTGTCATTCCCTAAAGCGACGAAGGAGCGCAATAGGGAATCTCATTTGGATGATATCGCTATTAGATATTCCTGACACTTCGCTCCTCAGTTCTGGAATGACGAATTCTAACTGTGTTTCGTCATTCCCTAAAGCGACGAAGGAGCGTAATAGGGAATCTAGTTTGGATGGTCTGCTATTTGAGGTTTCAGATACTTCGTTCCTCAGTTTTGGAATGACGATTTCTAACTCAGTCTCGCCACTCCCTAAAGCATATCAACGGCTTTTTCTATCGCTGCTACGAGCTTTTCGACGTCATCCATGTTGTTGTAAATACCAAATGAAATTCGCACGGTTCCTTTTACGTTGAGCGCATCCATTAATGGGTGTGCACAGTGGTGGCCTGCACGAACTGCGATACCTTGCTGATCCAATAACGTCGCGATGTCTTGATGGTGAACGCCATCCATTACAAACGTAATCACACTAGAATTTGGTTTATAACCAAGGATCTGGATGTCGTCCAACTGGATTAGGGCTTGATAGGTTTTCTGTTGTAGCTGGTGGATATGATTTTCGACATCTTGCTGTGCAAAACCACTTAACCATTCTATTGCAGTACTTAATGCTATCGCTCCCGCCACATTTGGCGTGCCCGCTTCGAATTTGCCAGGCAGTTCTGAAAAAGTAGTGCCAGAGAAAGAGACACGCTCAACCATTTTGCCACCGCCGTGCCAAGGTGGCATCGCTTCGAGCAATTCAAGCTTGCCGTAAAGTACACCGATACCCGCAGGGGCGTAGAGCTTGTGCCCTGAGAATACGTAGAAATCCGCACCTAAAGCAGCAACATCAACGGGCTCGTGTACGATGCCCTGTGCGCCATCGACCACAACAATCGCATCCATCTTGTGTGCTTTCTCTATGACAGCTTCAATCGGCTGACGAGAACCCGTTACGTTGGTTATCTGAGCTAATGCAACAATCTTGGTTTGTTGATTTAAAAGTGCATCAAACGCAGTTAGGTCAAATTCGCAATCGGGTGTCATCGGTACTTTAACGACTTTAGCACCGGTTTGCTCAGCCACAATTTGCCAAGGCACAATGTTGGCGTGATGCTCCATTTCACTGACTAAGATCTCATCGCCAGGTTGAAGGGTGCTTCTAGCGTAAGTTTGAGCGATCAGGTTAAGTGCTTCGGTGGCACCGCGAGTCCAAATGATCTCTTTTGACGATGTCGCGCCAATAAACTGTGCGACTTTGTCTCTGGCCGCTTCAAATTGACTGGTTGCTTGCGCGGTTAAGCTGTGGCTACCACGGTGAACATTGGCATTCTGCTTAGAGTAATATTGGCTAATGGCATCAATAACTACCTGAGGTTTTTGTGTGGTTGCCGCGCTGTCTAAGTAAATCAACGGTTGTTGGTTGATGGTTTGTGATAGCGCAGGAAACTGCTCTCGGATGTGATTGATATCAAGCATCTATTATTACCTAAATCTTGGAAATTGGTGCCAGCGTTACGCTGAGCGGTATCGTTATTTTATCGCGACTTGTTAAGCGTTGCTGACTAATCTTGATGATTCCAGCTATTTTCTCGTTCTTTAACCATTGCGAACAGCTTTTGGTTAGCGGGCACTTCTATTTGATGCTTAAGCGCAGTCTTTATAAGGTGCCCAGTAATGAAGTCGATCTCAGTCTTTCTTTGATAGAACATATCTTGCTTCATTGAAGAGTTGTTCTGTGCAGTGGCGTAAATAACCTTGTTGACGCTTGCTTCTAACTCATCAAATGAACAAGCAATACTTTCCGCCTGCATTACTTGCGTGAGTTCGTGAACGATGGAGTTTAGCGTTTCGCTGAAGTGTTGATCGGCCAGTTTCCCATTCTTGACCTGTTCCAATCCTGTCAGTGGGTTAATAGCGCAATTGATGGCGAGCTTAGTCCAAAGCGCAGTTTTTATCTCAGGGTTCCAATTCACGGTCGGTAGAGCGTGTTCCAACACATTAACCAAAAAAGTGCATTGCTGACCTTTGAGGTTAAATGCTCCCAGCTGAGTTTGACCTAACCCTGTGTGAGAGACACTGTTACGGTCGGGTTTAAAGGCTGCTTGGGTGGTGGTCGCCAATACTACAGGATGAGCATCAATTTGAGCGGCTATCTCGTCTACTGCTCCCATTCCGTTGTGCATGAACATCAGAATGGTGTCAGGGTCGAGATATTGAAGTAACGGAGTGGTGGCTTCTTTTACTTGCCAAGCCTTGACCGTGACGATCACTAAGTCACTCGCAGATAGCTTTTTGATACTGTTGTTACGGAAGGAAAGTGAATCTTGCTCATCCAATGATAGGTCTATAGAGGTGTCAGAAGAACGACTCCACAAAGAGACATTATGACCAGCTTGAAGTAGTTTTATGGCCCACAAAGAACCAATAGCTCCGGGTCCAACAATCGTGATGTTCACAGCAATACCGAGATAAGAAAGTGATGCTGCAAGGATAGCGAGGCATTAAATGAAAGCAATAAAAAATGGCACCCGAGGGTGCCATTTAGGAAGTTTTCTTAGAAGTTCGATTAGAACTTGTAAGTTACCGCAACGTAGTGACCTACGCCAGAAGAGTCTGCTTGTGAAGTCGCATCCCACGGAAGGTCTGCGCCATCTTCAAAACCGTATACATCGCTGTATAGTTTTAGACCGTAACCAACTGCGAAACGATCTGAGTGCCAGTAGATACCGTTGAACATTGCGCCGCCGTTGCTTACTTGAGCGTACTCATCTTTCATACCGAATTGGTAATCAATGTAACCTTGGTAAGAGATGAATGAACCGTTCTCGAAGAAGTAGAATGGTTTGAACCAGTTAGTCGAGATTTGGAAACCGTTCCAATCTTTAACACCTGAATCGTATGTACCGTAAAGGTTTAGACCCATTTTACCGAACCATGGAACCATTACGTCAGAACCTAGACCAACTTTCTGAGTGTTAACACCACCGTTGTTACCATCCCACTCGAAAAGAGTTGAAAGGTATAGTTCTTCAACTGGACCGAAAGAAAGGTCTTTGCCAGTTAGGCCGTCAAGAGACATACGAGGAGCAAACTTCATGAAGATTTTGCCATCTTTGTCTGCTTTGTCGCTGCTTGAGTCTGATGTTAGGTTAAATACATCAACATAGCCGTAAAGATCGAAGATTCCAGAGCGACCACCAAATTCCATCTCTAGGTAATCATGAGTAGATTCATAAGGACCTTTCTCGTTGATTGCACCCATGATGTTGAACTGCATCCACTTGTAATCATTTTTGTGGATGTCGCCGTCAGAATAATCCGCTGCCATTACTGGAGCAGAAGTTGCTGCAAGTAGGCCAAGAGTTAAAAGTGATTTACGCATAATGGAACTCTCTATGTTTGAAATAAGTAACCCGCTAATCCGTGCGTGTTTATATGTCCGAATGCCGAGCATAATAGCGATTTTGTTCTCAAATAAAAGTGAGACGGAGTGAAAATTGCAATTATTATAGTGAGCTTGATCACACTAATGATCTAAATGATGGAACTTTAATGCATTAATGCATCTTGATGCACTTTGGATTCTATTGATTTTGTGAGATATGATTATTTTGTAGATAAATAGGTGAAATACTGCGCTAAGCAAACGATTATACTAAATAGAGTGATATGCATATCAAAATCAACAGGATTCTTTTCTAAGTATATTCTCACTAAAAATCACGCATTCAGTCCGCGGATCAACTCCGTCTTTGAATTATTTCTGACCACAAATATGGGGTTCTTTGCTATCGATCCAGCATTAAGAGATATGAAATTCAAAGGTAACGTAGATGGTATTTGTATTGTAGCGAGAGCGTATTACTTGACCCTTACCGTTGCAAAAGCTTCATCTACTGGCACGATTGACGTTGCGCCCATTACTTTATCTGACGGTGTTGTTTATCAAGAGGTGGCGATTGTTGATTTGATGGGAACTGGGTTTAACTTGACCTTCAGTGGCACAACAGACTAAACGTGACGACAGAACGTAAAAGAGGGTAGCTCAGTGCTACCCTCTTTTGTTTTCTTTTCTTTTCATCTTACTCTTGGTTGTTTTTGGCTTTTTCTAATAGATCCGTGAAAAAGTGGCGCAACGAATAGAGCATGATCAAACTTGGTATCACCATAAGTGCGGTTAGGATAAAGAAGGTTGACCAATCATTGAGGTAATCAACCAGTTCACCACTGAAAGAGGCTAGCGTTGTCCGACCGAAGTTACCCAAGGATGCGAGTAAGGCATATTGGGTTGCTGAGAAGGCCTGCCCGGTTAGAAGCGTTAAGAAAGAGACAAAGGCTACGGTTGAAAAGGCGGTCGTGAAGTTGTCGACAATGATCGTTGCCAAGAACAGCGTTTCACTAGGGCCGACCTGAGCAATCCATGCAAACATGAGGTTGCTGGCCGCCATTGCAACACCACCGATCATAAGACCACGCACAATTCCGAACTTCACATTGAAGACACTGCCTAGCAAGGTGAAGAATATGGTCGCCCCCCAACCAATTAACTTCGAATAGTGTCCGATCTGTTCGTTACTAAAACCTATCTCTTTATAGAATGGTACAGACATCCGGCCTAAGAAGGCTTCACCTATTTTAAATAGGAAGACGAACAACAGTAGGGTAATGGCAACTTGAACGCCGTTTCGTTTGAAGAAATCATAGAACGGTTCTAGCACTGTAACACTAAACCAAGCCACGACTTTCGAACCCACAACTTTATTGTGTCGCTGCTGTGCTTCTTTTTGTAGCGCTTCACGTTGTGTTGTTGGCTCACCGACAAATAAGGTGAATAGCATCAGAATAATCACAACGCCAGCCATTCCGTAGTACACGCCATTCCAACCGATCGTATCGGCATTGATAAAGGCGAGATAACCCGGAAGAGAATAGCCCGTCCACCATCCCATCACAGCCATTGCGGATGCTTGTGGTAATTTTGATGATTCTGATTTTGGGAAGGTATCAATACGAAATGCATCAATCGCGACATCTTGAGTTGCAGAAGCAATCGCGATCCCAAGAGCAAGCATTGAAGTGAACATCAAATCATTGGCAGGGTTGACTCCGGCAATGAATAGCGTGCAAATCAATACAAAGCTTTGGCATAGAAATATCCAACTGCGTCGTTGGCCCAGCATCGCATGTAGGATTGGCAGTTTTACTCGGTCAACCAATGGAGCCCATAGAAAGTTAATCGCATAGACGGCAAATACACTACCAAAGTAACCGATGGCAGCGCGCGTTAAACCTGCATCTTTTAGCCAACCAGACATGTTGGATCCAATAAGAACCCATGGGAAGCCACTTGAACAGCCGAGCATAAACACCCAAAGTAGACGTTTATCTAGGTAGCTGCGGAAAGTCTGCATCCAAGAGAGAGAGGGAGTGCCTGATGACATAGGGCGTCCTTGTATAGAAAAACGCCCTTAAGAAATAAGGGCGTTAGATTGGTTTACTTAAGAAGGGTCACTTTAGTTATGACGATTGGGTCGACAGGGATGTCTGACATGCGGCCCATTCGCTTGGTTGGAATCGTTGCCATCTTTTGAACAACATCAAAACCTTCAGTTACTTTGCCGAATACAGCGTAGCCTGCGTTACCACCTTTTGCGTTCAAGAAGTCATTATCTGAGAAGTTAATGAAGAACTGGCGAGTTGCAGAATCTGGCGCATTGGTACGAGCCATCGCGATTGTAGCTGTATCGTTTTTCAGGCCGTTACTGCCTTCATTCTTGATAGGAGCATAAGTCGCTTGTTGATTCATCTCTTGATCGAAACCACCACCTTGCGCCATAAAGCCAGGAATCACACGGTGGAAGATAGTCCCCTCGTAGCTGCCATCTGCTACGTATTTAAGGAAGTTCTCAGCGCTAACTGGAGCTTGGTCTTGGTTTAGCTCAATAGTGAAGTCGCCTAATGTTGTTTCTACGTTCACTTTAGGACCAGCCCAAACGCTCACGCTCACCAGCATTAATGCAATAGAAGATAGAATGCGACCCATTAGAAACGTTCCTTCATGTAAGTTTGTAGTTCTTGGTCATTGGCGATCTCTTTCAATACCAAGTTGATTACATCGTTAAGCACCATTGCGATATCATCGTTTGAAGCACTTAATGTACCAGTGCGCGTTGCAGTACCATTGAATGTTTTAACGAGCTTGCCTTCAGGTGTTTCAGCTGTGATTTCAAGTGTTACTTTACCGTCCATTTTGTTTTCCATAATGGTGTGTTCTACGGTAACGAGTGCTTCTTGAATCTCTAAAACAATCGAGTTTTCACTGTTTACGCTTGCACGGTAACCTTGCGACTCTAACTGTTGAGCTACAGCGTTTTCTAGAGAAATACGCATGTTTTGCTTAGCGTGAATTGGCTGAATGTTTGAACGGCCACTATCAACCAATGCAACATATTGAGCGGCACGAATATCTTTACTGGTTAGTGTGTATGTTTTGCCTTGTACAAGGTTGCTTGAGCTTAGCGAAGCTTCTGGCATTACATTGATTTGTTCTTGCTGAGGGGCTGAACATGCTGTCAAAGCCATAATAGAAACAGCCAAAATCAGTTTTTTCATTCCTTTATCCTTTCTAAATTCACACCAGAAGCTCGGTATCTAAAATTCTTGTGAAGTCGTTTCTGCTTATTTATTAAAATTCGCAGGTTCTCTTGTTGCTTGTAATATCTCAAATTTTTGGTTTAGTTCAAGCGTTTCAACGTTAGCTTCACCAAATAGTCTTGCTAGTTTGACATCGTATCCGAGGTGTCGGTTACCAATAACAATTAATTTGCCTCCATTGCTTAGAACATGCTTTGCATCACAGAACATTTGCCATGCAATGTGATCAGTAATCGCTTGTTGTTGGTGGAACGGTGGATTACACATAACCAAGTAGGTGCTGTTTTTCTTGAAGCCATCTAAACAGTTGTTGGCGATAAACTGGAAGTTACCTTCCTCACCAAGGTTATCCTTGACGTTTTGGCGTGCCGATTCCACCGCCATGAAGCTCTCATCCACACAGGTGATACGAGCCTGAGGGTTTAATTGTCCTGCTTTAACACTCAATACACCGTTACCACAGCCTAGGTCGATGATATGACGTAGCTCAGGATCTTGTGGGATGTGCTCTAGCATATAGCGAGCGCCTTGATCGAGTGCTTCCCCTGAGTAAACATTTGGTAAATTTTTCAGGCGGATATCTTCACCGTCCACATCCCACTCAACAAAAGGCTCTACCGTTTGAATTGGCTGGCAGTTTGGCGACGAGAATATTAAGCGGTGTTTTTTCTTCGCTAACGAGGTTTTGGTTTCGCCTAGGTGTTTTTCGAACAGGTTAAGCGTAGAGGTGTGGATCTCTTTTACCTTGTTGACACCGATCACTTGGCAGCCTTCAGGCAAAGCTTGGCGTAGCTGACTCAATTGCCAAATGAGGTGACGATTTGTTTTTGGCAGCTGCATGATCACAAGATCGATACCGTGTGGGATATCATCCATTGTGTTCAGGAAGTTCACTCGGTTGCTTTGATTACGTTGCAAGTTTTTCAGG is a genomic window containing:
- the csdE gene encoding cysteine desulfurase sulfur acceptor subunit CsdE; translated protein: MTSFPSSPFGTEITSDDIVAKMQTFSGWEDRYRQVIQWGKKLPMMPDELKSEQVIVSGCESQVWLVSQNIDGVWYFCADSDARIVRGLIALVMAAYDGKTSNQVQAFDIDGYFEKIGLITHLSPSRGNGLKAIVEQIKNLAKS
- the csdA gene encoding cysteine desulfurase CsdA, which produces MLDINHIREQFPALSQTINQQPLIYLDSAATTQKPQVVIDAISQYYSKQNANVHRGSHSLTAQATSQFEAARDKVAQFIGATSSKEIIWTRGATEALNLIAQTYARSTLQPGDEILVSEMEHHANIVPWQIVAEQTGAKVVKVPMTPDCEFDLTAFDALLNQQTKIVALAQITNVTGSRQPIEAVIEKAHKMDAIVVVDGAQGIVHEPVDVAALGADFYVFSGHKLYAPAGIGVLYGKLELLEAMPPWHGGGKMVERVSFSGTTFSELPGKFEAGTPNVAGAIALSTAIEWLSGFAQQDVENHIHQLQQKTYQALIQLDDIQILGYKPNSSVITFVMDGVHHQDIATLLDQQGIAVRAGHHCAHPLMDALNVKGTVRISFGIYNNMDDVEKLVAAIEKAVDML
- the panE gene encoding 2-dehydropantoate 2-reductase: MNITIVGPGAIGSLWAIKLLQAGHNVSLWSRSSDTSIDLSLDEQDSLSFRNNSIKKLSASDLVIVTVKAWQVKEATTPLLQYLDPDTILMFMHNGMGAVDEIAAQIDAHPVVLATTTQAAFKPDRNSVSHTGLGQTQLGAFNLKGQQCTFLVNVLEHALPTVNWNPEIKTALWTKLAINCAINPLTGLEQVKNGKLADQHFSETLNSIVHELTQVMQAESIACSFDELEASVNKVIYATAQNNSSMKQDMFYQRKTEIDFITGHLIKTALKHQIEVPANQKLFAMVKERENSWNHQD
- a CDS encoding outer membrane protein OmpK, whose translation is MRKSLLTLGLLAATSAPVMAADYSDGDIHKNDYKWMQFNIMGAINEKGPYESTHDYLEMEFGGRSGIFDLYGYVDVFNLTSDSSSDKADKDGKIFMKFAPRMSLDGLTGKDLSFGPVEELYLSTLFEWDGNNGGVNTQKVGLGSDVMVPWFGKMGLNLYGTYDSGVKDWNGFQISTNWFKPFYFFENGSFISYQGYIDYQFGMKDEYAQVSNGGAMFNGIYWHSDRFAVGYGLKLYSDVYGFEDGADLPWDATSQADSSGVGHYVAVTYKF
- a CDS encoding MFS transporter; this encodes MSSGTPSLSWMQTFRSYLDKRLLWVFMLGCSSGFPWVLIGSNMSGWLKDAGLTRAAIGYFGSVFAVYAINFLWAPLVDRVKLPILHAMLGQRRSWIFLCQSFVLICTLFIAGVNPANDLMFTSMLALGIAIASATQDVAIDAFRIDTFPKSESSKLPQASAMAVMGWWTGYSLPGYLAFINADTIGWNGVYYGMAGVVIILMLFTLFVGEPTTQREALQKEAQQRHNKVVGSKVVAWFSVTVLEPFYDFFKRNGVQVAITLLLFVFLFKIGEAFLGRMSVPFYKEIGFSNEQIGHYSKLIGWGATIFFTLLGSVFNVKFGIVRGLMIGGVAMAASNLMFAWIAQVGPSETLFLATIIVDNFTTAFSTVAFVSFLTLLTGQAFSATQYALLASLGNFGRTTLASFSGELVDYLNDWSTFFILTALMVIPSLIMLYSLRHFFTDLLEKAKNNQE
- a CDS encoding peptidylprolyl isomerase translates to MGRILSSIALMLVSVSVWAGPKVNVETTLGDFTIELNQDQAPVSAENFLKYVADGSYEGTIFHRVIPGFMAQGGGFDQEMNQQATYAPIKNEGSNGLKNDTATIAMARTNAPDSATRQFFINFSDNDFLNAKGGNAGYAVFGKVTEGFDVVQKMATIPTKRMGRMSDIPVDPIVITKVTLLK
- a CDS encoding methyltransferase — its product is MKTELTLHDRTLTLHRFPKRSNETLQAWDAGDEYIISHVEEMNIEPGKHILIMNDSFGALSTWFSKDHDVTMMSDSFISHRGSLKNLQRNQSNRVNFLNTMDDIPHGIDLVIMQLPKTNRHLIWQLSQLRQALPEGCQVIGVNKVKEIHTSTLNLFEKHLGETKTSLAKKKHRLIFSSPNCQPIQTVEPFVEWDVDGEDIRLKNLPNVYSGEALDQGARYMLEHIPQDPELRHIIDLGCGNGVLSVKAGQLNPQARITCVDESFMAVESARQNVKDNLGEEGNFQFIANNCLDGFKKNSTYLVMCNPPFHQQQAITDHIAWQMFCDAKHVLSNGGKLIVIGNRHLGYDVKLARLFGEANVETLELNQKFEILQATREPANFNK